A single genomic interval of Granulicella tundricola MP5ACTX9 harbors:
- a CDS encoding recombinase family protein produces MSGKVPLGYDLGQRELIINPEEAEQVREIFRQYLRLGSVLDLAKVLRASGVRSKRWTSRKGVTSGGVVFSRGGLYYLLASPIYIGKLIHKDKVHDGLHEAIVDRGT; encoded by the coding sequence ATGAGCGGTAAGGTGCCGCTTGGCTATGACCTCGGCCAGCGCGAATTGATCATTAATCCTGAGGAGGCTGAGCAAGTGAGGGAAATCTTCAGACAGTACCTGCGGCTCGGCTCGGTTCTCGATCTGGCTAAAGTTCTTAGGGCTTCCGGCGTCCGAAGTAAACGGTGGACGAGCCGAAAGGGTGTGACCTCGGGCGGAGTGGTCTTTTCCCGCGGCGGTCTGTACTACCTCTTAGCAAGTCCCATCTATATAGGCAAGCTCATCCACAAGGACAAGGTGCATGATGGGCTGCACGAGGCCATCGTTGATCGGGGAACTTAG
- a CDS encoding DUF433 domain-containing protein — translation MEILTTNEAAVVAGVSVDDVNRAIDRKILPISLYRTTATRTVSRDACLWIAFWFETADLLTSAARQRLISEGSSRCPTWVELRTCKLQESRAIEVGFQGLWDEVNGRLNELGRAQDMVIEDPEILSGTPVIRGTRIPVYDVASLIEADTTSVELKDLYPRLSEEQFKLAQVYAKARPLRGRPKRRSLPESRRISVSKKHLRETSV, via the coding sequence TTGGAAATTCTGACCACAAATGAAGCTGCAGTAGTCGCGGGAGTGTCGGTCGATGACGTGAACCGCGCCATTGATCGCAAAATTCTCCCAATCAGCCTCTATCGAACTACTGCGACTCGAACCGTAAGTCGAGATGCTTGTCTCTGGATTGCCTTCTGGTTTGAGACGGCTGATCTGCTGACGTCCGCTGCCCGGCAGCGGTTGATTTCGGAAGGGTCAAGCCGATGCCCTACCTGGGTTGAATTACGCACCTGTAAACTCCAAGAGTCGAGAGCAATCGAGGTCGGATTTCAAGGCCTTTGGGATGAAGTAAACGGTCGCCTCAATGAACTTGGAAGGGCTCAGGATATGGTCATCGAGGACCCAGAGATTCTTTCCGGTACGCCGGTGATTCGCGGGACTCGAATCCCGGTTTATGACGTGGCCAGCCTTATTGAGGCTGATACAACCAGCGTAGAGCTCAAGGATCTCTATCCACGCCTCTCGGAAGAACAATTCAAGCTGGCACAAGTCTATGCAAAGGCGCGGCCTCTCCGAGGCCGGCCAAAGCGGAGATCTCTGCCAGAATCACGCAGGATTTCCGTCTCGAAGAAACATCTTCGAGAGACCTCCGTATAG
- a CDS encoding DUF5615 family PIN-like protein → MQKLLIDENLSPSLIGQANDKGFVCSHVNYLGLTGRKDWELKAAILDGDWTFITNNGVDFRGPAKKPGSQGVYANISLHAGLICIDAPGGLNMESQKRLFDLVLFNLEEHATLTNQVLQVTLSPDGSVELSRYGMPASI, encoded by the coding sequence GTGCAGAAACTGCTTATCGATGAGAACCTCAGCCCGAGTTTGATTGGGCAGGCTAATGACAAGGGATTCGTGTGCTCACACGTCAATTATCTTGGCCTCACGGGGCGGAAAGACTGGGAGCTGAAGGCTGCGATTCTTGATGGCGACTGGACGTTCATCACGAACAATGGAGTCGACTTTCGCGGACCTGCCAAGAAGCCTGGTAGCCAGGGGGTCTATGCGAATATTTCGCTTCACGCTGGACTTATCTGTATTGACGCTCCGGGCGGCCTAAACATGGAGAGTCAGAAGCGCTTATTCGATCTGGTTCTGTTCAATCTCGAAGAGCACGCAACTCTCACGAATCAAGTCCTGCAGGTCACGCTTTCCCCAGACGGATCGGTGGAGCTTTCTCGCTACGGGATGCCCGCCTCTATCTAA
- a CDS encoding ISL3 family transposase: MIEVELRTSRPFSCCPVCGTASRRVHSRYLRRLGDLPWEGIPVSILLQTRKFFCVVETCRRRIFTEPLSGTVLRYSRRTLRSCEALDWITVMIGGQAGARLARRLGLLVSGSTLLRQLRCRARCAPVVAPRVLGIDDWAWRKGHRYGTILCDLESRRVIDLLPDREAGTVAEWLREHPGSEIVSRDRGGIYAQATRLAAPGAVQVADRWHLLRNLSEALKNALSPHHRLLT, translated from the coding sequence TTGATTGAGGTTGAGCTTCGAACCTCTCGCCCTTTCTCTTGCTGCCCTGTCTGCGGTACGGCTTCGCGGCGGGTTCACAGCCGGTATCTACGCAGGCTGGGCGATCTGCCGTGGGAAGGTATTCCGGTCTCGATCCTGCTTCAGACCCGCAAGTTCTTCTGTGTTGTCGAGACTTGCCGCCGGCGCATTTTTACCGAACCGCTTTCCGGCACCGTGCTCCGCTATAGTCGGCGGACGCTGCGTTCTTGTGAAGCTCTGGACTGGATCACGGTTATGATCGGCGGTCAGGCCGGAGCTCGGCTGGCCCGTCGTCTCGGCCTGCTGGTCAGTGGCTCCACCTTACTGCGGCAGCTTCGTTGTCGCGCCCGATGTGCGCCGGTCGTGGCTCCGCGTGTACTCGGTATCGATGACTGGGCGTGGCGAAAAGGCCATCGCTACGGCACTATCCTGTGCGATCTGGAGAGCCGTAGGGTGATCGATCTGCTGCCGGACCGGGAGGCTGGAACTGTCGCTGAGTGGCTTCGGGAGCATCCTGGCAGTGAGATCGTGAGCCGGGACCGAGGCGGTATTTACGCTCAAGCCACACGGTTGGCCGCGCCTGGAGCCGTACAGGTGGCGGATCGCTGGCACCTGTTGCGGAACCTGAGCGAAGCACTGAAAAACGCGCTCAGTCCGCATCATCGACTGCTCACATAA
- a CDS encoding transposase: protein MGEVPGVVTSPQPSVPPWELRASLRNRERRFSRYEEVHRLGQTGASHAAIGRQLGLDHRTVRKFLRTETFPEAQRSPRPGIVDPYAEYLDRRLEQGCRNVSRLWRELRERGFTGQLNIVRRWLRCRRGYQPTSAAAAPHRAAPRISVRQTVWHILKETPSAQTYLEQVYQASPEVSVAAKLAKEFFRLITQRDLPALTPWFEAAKTTALAGFASHLTRDRDAVEAALKLPWSQGQVEGHVHRLKLIKRQMYGRAGFDLLRLRVLHTA from the coding sequence ATGGGGGAGGTTCCAGGCGTCGTCACATCTCCGCAACCTTCGGTTCCGCCGTGGGAGTTACGGGCCAGCCTCCGCAACCGGGAGCGTCGCTTCAGCCGCTACGAAGAGGTGCATCGGCTGGGCCAGACAGGAGCGTCCCATGCTGCGATCGGCCGACAGCTGGGACTCGATCATCGCACCGTACGCAAGTTCCTCAGAACCGAGACGTTCCCCGAAGCGCAACGGAGCCCACGTCCAGGCATCGTCGATCCTTATGCCGAGTACCTCGACCGACGGCTTGAGCAGGGCTGCAGGAACGTGTCCCGGCTGTGGCGCGAACTGCGGGAACGAGGCTTCACGGGTCAACTTAACATCGTGAGACGCTGGCTTCGCTGCCGGCGTGGCTATCAACCGACCTCGGCAGCAGCCGCTCCACACAGAGCTGCACCACGTATCTCAGTCCGGCAGACGGTCTGGCACATCCTGAAGGAAACGCCCTCCGCTCAGACTTATCTTGAACAGGTCTACCAGGCTTCACCCGAGGTGTCTGTCGCGGCCAAGCTGGCCAAGGAGTTCTTCCGACTCATCACGCAGCGAGATCTTCCAGCCCTCACACCGTGGTTCGAGGCTGCGAAGACAACGGCACTGGCCGGCTTCGCCAGCCACCTGACCAGAGATCGAGATGCGGTTGAAGCGGCTCTCAAGCTCCCGTGGAGCCAGGGCCAGGTGGAAGGCCACGTCCATCGGCTCAAGCTCATCAAGCGCCAGATGTATGGCAGAGCCGGCTTCGACCTGCTCAGACTCAGAGTGCTTCACACCGCCTGA
- a CDS encoding ATP-binding protein — translation MAEPASTCSDSECFTPPEQGGQEQPPQLNHPSPNVRKSRRKEFFQQLVRPQVDPSPGYEKLVEFLHLGTIQTVLTTNFDSILPRMQTIKGRPHYLTSIQIPADLVKFSTIPQNPQLVYLHGSIDHYTDQNLVEEVQKLDPQLVDRLLPLLQDHPLIVVGYRGAEASVMQHLLLQHATATNNFCHGVFWCTVKSETRQSLPTLVDDFAKTIGSNFTQVEIDGFDELFSRDLWKLHENAESFRETARSAVGSGQTQSFETEMLTPQQTEKLEWSTVTARISRYCETLRIRFPVHPERVWLTEQLHNLNLAAFDNEHRTCITKAGYLLFGKHPQDIVHPGKIKLTVRGTAKWLARVGNDVRDEIASGGETEESVERLIEGNLWSQYDQVNDILSAFNRPFRLKGEFSENVMPYPPLSLKEIVVNALVHRDYGRDELVEIDVEPTRIRITNPGGLVEEVRRSVENESIEEEIKRGARGIKGYRNPVLADLFYGGGVMDKRGSGLADVYKAIRENGGEIRFGANDDNSSFIVEIFCRPEAVDEITGTASPLVLTSSRYASNILEVTETPAELFHATSTCKNISQIWAELPDQNLPPFLFLGDKIYSFYELDSRHNPLRHVIDKGTMEEISFEEFVSLEDGDRRLIWLLNLTLERHFYELGLITDKKRKRAYFPRSEDGSVTMNYQARLKRATRTVVKPRVSSRTGVVTYWEHQSVSYRFEWLGDIIGLLIEPGYVFTSDGKKKLLAPERVNRLSTKRASRDYNNAVHNDLTFWSRTISGGENAYFDLNPGNFGERRIESQGRISTRKNGGLEEFMRSASITLSSRLPTVTTTDAALPADIEDFGEVSEQDMQELDSELIELAESQEEGASDVYQD, via the coding sequence ATGGCAGAGCCGGCTTCGACCTGCTCAGACTCAGAGTGCTTCACACCGCCTGAACAGGGCGGCCAAGAGCAGCCGCCCCAACTAAACCATCCTTCACCAAATGTACGGAAGAGCCGTAGAAAAGAGTTCTTTCAACAACTTGTAAGGCCGCAGGTTGACCCGAGTCCAGGTTATGAAAAGCTGGTCGAGTTCCTTCATCTAGGGACGATCCAGACGGTTCTTACGACAAATTTCGATTCCATCCTGCCACGGATGCAGACCATAAAGGGTCGACCGCACTACTTGACTTCCATTCAGATTCCCGCTGATCTCGTGAAGTTCTCCACCATCCCCCAAAATCCGCAACTCGTCTACCTTCACGGGTCTATCGACCATTACACGGATCAGAATTTGGTTGAAGAAGTACAGAAATTGGATCCTCAGCTTGTGGATCGTCTGCTTCCTCTGCTGCAAGACCATCCATTGATCGTTGTGGGCTACCGGGGGGCGGAAGCTTCGGTTATGCAGCATCTCCTGCTCCAGCACGCGACCGCTACCAATAATTTCTGCCATGGAGTGTTTTGGTGCACTGTCAAGTCTGAGACAAGGCAGAGTTTGCCGACATTAGTAGATGACTTTGCAAAAACAATTGGTTCCAACTTCACGCAGGTTGAAATCGATGGATTCGACGAACTGTTTTCACGCGATCTGTGGAAGTTGCATGAGAACGCTGAGTCCTTTCGAGAGACTGCCCGCTCAGCTGTGGGTTCTGGCCAAACTCAGTCGTTTGAAACTGAAATGCTGACGCCCCAGCAAACGGAAAAGCTTGAATGGTCGACCGTCACCGCGAGGATCTCAAGGTATTGTGAAACACTCAGAATCCGTTTCCCTGTCCATCCTGAGCGGGTATGGCTCACGGAGCAGCTGCATAATCTCAATCTCGCTGCATTCGACAATGAGCATCGAACCTGCATAACCAAAGCTGGCTATCTACTCTTTGGCAAGCATCCGCAGGACATCGTTCATCCTGGCAAGATCAAGTTGACGGTTCGTGGGACAGCAAAGTGGTTAGCTCGCGTTGGGAATGATGTAAGGGATGAGATAGCTTCCGGCGGTGAGACTGAAGAGTCAGTCGAAAGACTGATCGAAGGGAATCTGTGGTCTCAATACGACCAAGTCAATGACATCCTCAGCGCGTTCAATCGCCCCTTCCGTTTGAAGGGCGAATTCTCCGAGAACGTCATGCCCTATCCGCCCCTCTCTTTGAAAGAGATCGTGGTCAATGCTCTAGTTCACCGAGACTACGGGCGCGACGAACTAGTGGAGATTGACGTCGAGCCTACTCGCATACGCATTACTAATCCTGGTGGGCTCGTCGAAGAAGTGCGCCGAAGTGTAGAGAATGAATCCATAGAAGAAGAGATTAAACGGGGCGCTAGAGGCATCAAGGGTTACCGCAATCCGGTGCTAGCCGATCTGTTTTATGGGGGCGGCGTTATGGACAAACGCGGCTCAGGTCTAGCAGATGTTTATAAAGCTATTCGCGAAAACGGTGGCGAGATCCGTTTTGGCGCGAATGACGACAATAGCAGCTTCATAGTCGAAATCTTTTGTCGGCCTGAGGCCGTAGACGAAATCACAGGGACAGCGTCACCTTTAGTCCTCACATCAAGCCGGTATGCTAGCAACATTCTAGAGGTAACTGAAACGCCGGCCGAGTTGTTCCACGCAACCAGCACCTGCAAAAATATCAGTCAAATATGGGCTGAGCTTCCAGATCAGAATCTTCCCCCGTTTCTATTCTTGGGGGACAAGATTTATAGCTTCTATGAATTGGACAGCCGTCACAATCCGCTTCGGCATGTGATCGACAAAGGAACGATGGAAGAAATCTCGTTTGAGGAGTTCGTTTCGTTGGAGGACGGCGATCGCCGCCTGATATGGCTTCTTAACCTCACCCTCGAGCGGCATTTTTATGAATTGGGACTCATAACAGACAAGAAAAGAAAGCGAGCTTATTTTCCACGCTCTGAAGACGGTAGCGTGACCATGAATTACCAAGCCCGCCTGAAGCGAGCTACACGCACGGTCGTCAAGCCAAGAGTATCGTCGCGCACCGGAGTCGTAACCTATTGGGAACATCAATCAGTGAGCTATCGCTTCGAATGGTTAGGAGACATCATCGGTTTGCTGATAGAGCCAGGTTATGTGTTCACATCTGACGGAAAGAAAAAGCTGTTGGCTCCAGAAAGAGTCAACCGGTTATCAACGAAGCGCGCATCACGCGACTACAACAATGCCGTACACAATGACCTAACCTTTTGGAGCCGCACCATCTCCGGTGGAGAAAATGCATATTTCGACTTGAACCCTGGAAACTTCGGTGAGCGGAGGATCGAATCACAGGGACGAATCAGCACGAGGAAGAACGGAGGGTTGGAAGAGTTCATGCGGTCCGCATCGATCACGCTCTCGTCCCGGCTGCCCACTGTGACCACGACTGACGCTGCTCTCCCCGCGGATATAGAGGATTTTGGCGAGGTGAGTGAGCAGGATATGCAGGAATTAGATAGTGAGTTGATCGAGCTCGCGGAAAGCCAGGAAGAGGGGGCGTCGGATGTCTATCAAGATTGA
- a CDS encoding argonaute/piwi family protein, whose translation MSIKIELTELPPPLLEFGSPGDFTDPRSGLREAGPFDLRFGAARSEKILVGLVGPREMVDRTALWLERCKGALDADNSRTQYPSFPGFSAIFRADLITASHLTVAFEGSNSDLDVALALVDPKLRFETVLDVFSTGIKRLAESEATRPDVIFCCIPDDLIAKCWSIENSLTEEDRTAAKALRKRKVDNQLALFEAEAIEEQPEDLLRRDFRRALKARAMRSRVPVQLATNGLVLDGASGQGPATRAWNSCVGLYYKAGGIPWRLRANGPETCFVGVSFHHLQTTKRHLVHSSIAQAFSNQGEGFALRGGSVDWSDEQGREVHLSSEQAAQLAVNILDEYRDRTGGIPLRVVLHKTSMFSAAESQGFRDALSSVPVVELINWMPTQFRLVRFGSYPPNRGTFCRVNNSKSYIFTTGYMPELGTYPGPHIPAPAELRSDLPQDLSVSARDILALSRMNWNTAGITGGTPVTLAFARKVGGIMSEFGQKGDEEPLTSFRYYM comes from the coding sequence ATGTCTATCAAGATTGAGCTGACTGAATTACCGCCTCCTTTGCTTGAGTTTGGCAGTCCAGGCGACTTTACTGATCCACGAAGCGGCTTGAGAGAAGCCGGCCCTTTTGACCTTCGATTTGGAGCTGCGCGGAGCGAGAAAATTCTAGTGGGCTTAGTTGGCCCCAGAGAGATGGTTGACCGTACGGCTTTATGGCTTGAGAGGTGTAAGGGCGCGCTAGACGCTGACAATAGCCGTACCCAGTACCCGTCGTTCCCAGGCTTCTCTGCAATCTTCAGAGCTGACTTGATTACCGCATCGCACCTGACTGTTGCATTCGAAGGGTCTAATTCGGACTTGGATGTAGCTCTTGCACTCGTAGATCCGAAGCTTCGGTTCGAGACTGTCCTCGATGTCTTTTCAACCGGAATAAAGAGGCTTGCAGAGTCGGAAGCTACTCGCCCGGATGTGATTTTCTGCTGTATCCCGGATGATCTGATTGCGAAGTGCTGGTCCATTGAAAACTCGCTGACGGAGGAGGATCGTACAGCCGCAAAGGCTTTACGCAAGCGAAAGGTGGACAATCAATTAGCCCTCTTTGAAGCTGAAGCTATCGAAGAGCAGCCAGAAGACCTCTTACGAAGGGACTTCCGACGCGCGCTGAAGGCGCGTGCAATGCGCTCGCGAGTCCCAGTTCAGCTTGCGACTAATGGCCTTGTTCTCGATGGAGCCAGTGGTCAAGGCCCCGCGACGCGAGCGTGGAACAGTTGCGTCGGTTTGTATTACAAAGCGGGCGGCATTCCTTGGCGGCTTAGGGCTAACGGTCCGGAAACATGCTTCGTCGGAGTGAGCTTTCATCATCTTCAGACGACCAAACGTCATCTAGTCCACTCAAGCATCGCACAGGCTTTCTCAAATCAAGGAGAGGGTTTTGCATTGAGAGGGGGTAGCGTTGATTGGTCTGATGAGCAGGGCCGTGAAGTTCACCTTAGTAGTGAGCAGGCGGCACAATTGGCCGTGAACATCCTTGACGAATATCGAGACCGAACAGGCGGAATTCCATTACGTGTGGTGCTCCATAAGACTTCAATGTTCAGTGCCGCCGAGAGTCAGGGTTTCCGGGACGCGCTTTCGAGTGTTCCGGTTGTCGAGCTAATCAATTGGATGCCTACACAGTTTCGTCTCGTCAGGTTCGGCTCATATCCGCCAAACCGCGGCACCTTCTGCAGGGTCAATAACTCGAAAAGCTATATCTTTACCACCGGTTACATGCCAGAGCTGGGTACATATCCAGGACCTCACATTCCGGCACCGGCAGAACTCCGAAGCGATCTTCCTCAAGATTTGAGTGTCTCTGCGAGAGATATATTGGCGCTCAGTCGCATGAACTGGAACACGGCAGGCATCACTGGGGGAACTCCAGTTACGCTCGCGTTTGCACGGAAAGTCGGTGGCATTATGTCGGAGTTCGGTCAGAAAGGTGACGAAGAGCCTCTAACGTCCTTCAGATACTACATGTGA
- a CDS encoding NIPSNAP family protein, giving the protein MAEALAEDRVHVGFSARNIRRTSNQGEEIGGDAQVALVAHLYEIMVYHAVPGKVQNLESVFEGVSGLQDKHGLKVVGYWTPKSEDPARRDTFVYLLDHSDRATAEKNWQALHADPLFTPFRQAAIPLIRQKDSEYLVDAVYMSSAFYSSFKRRSRSSAS; this is encoded by the coding sequence GTGGCCGAGGCTCTTGCCGAGGATCGCGTGCATGTTGGCTTCAGCGCTCGAAACATCCGGCGAACGAGCAATCAAGGGGAAGAAATTGGGGGTGATGCCCAGGTTGCGCTCGTAGCACATCTTTACGAAATCATGGTGTACCACGCAGTTCCCGGCAAAGTGCAGAATCTTGAATCTGTCTTCGAGGGCGTCTCAGGATTACAGGACAAACACGGCCTGAAGGTGGTCGGATACTGGACTCCGAAATCCGAAGATCCTGCACGGCGAGACACCTTTGTGTACTTGCTCGATCATTCAGACAGGGCGACGGCAGAGAAGAACTGGCAGGCGCTCCATGCCGATCCTCTGTTCACGCCGTTCCGTCAGGCCGCTATCCCGCTGATCCGCCAGAAAGATAGCGAATATCTCGTGGATGCGGTGTACATGAGCTCTGCATTTTATTCATCATTCAAACGACGATCACGCTCCAGCGCTTCTTAG
- a CDS encoding M48 family metalloprotease — translation MTDNPYARWLQTDFELCNPVVPGDELSEIQGQVILRVHQVMGSGPKPTMYMDLEQLQVVDYLAFEGLSKAQREFIAGLHAAEPIRPEEMIFLALRSLFQYSWPAPTSNNDIRFAASYDHVLHQVLVQTALDLAKQFSSPTALLPYWGRLAFLRVMGDLPSEHVSRFGLDRVACTLVKKAKFNATTFALENDPVIGMNYALEPILKHLNRYLMHYQSTREMAGPNRLSRAWEGIAPIVLHFWSEISATKLLQSSLILFEDKVGTMVHWFTNDQVDFVLMHELGHVALAHPQRLQAERKAGRDVSVLRHEFEFAADSFALGLMRSKLVKRVRSVTDSSRTDPAESQVEHVVESLHDYQRALGSVYLLFLYMDFIQRAGELLRDRLGTQLNIRSQMDTHPRAQARLERLELMNLGEYLYTSPIERYAREFLDAVLEYATTLSDEELLASVTRNSG, via the coding sequence ATGACAGACAACCCTTACGCTCGATGGCTCCAGACTGATTTTGAACTTTGCAACCCCGTGGTCCCAGGGGATGAGCTCAGCGAGATTCAGGGACAGGTGATCCTCAGAGTTCATCAGGTAATGGGAAGCGGCCCCAAGCCCACCATGTATATGGATTTGGAGCAGCTCCAGGTCGTCGATTACCTCGCCTTCGAAGGGCTCAGTAAAGCGCAACGAGAGTTCATTGCTGGATTGCATGCGGCCGAACCGATCCGGCCGGAAGAGATGATCTTCTTGGCGTTGCGATCTTTGTTCCAGTACAGTTGGCCGGCGCCTACGAGCAATAACGACATCCGCTTTGCCGCCTCGTACGACCACGTTCTTCACCAAGTTCTTGTGCAAACAGCGCTCGACCTGGCGAAGCAATTTTCCTCGCCGACAGCACTTCTGCCGTACTGGGGACGGTTAGCGTTCCTGAGGGTGATGGGTGACCTGCCGTCAGAGCACGTTTCACGGTTCGGGCTTGACCGTGTCGCCTGCACGCTGGTGAAGAAGGCGAAGTTCAATGCGACCACCTTCGCTTTGGAGAATGATCCCGTCATTGGCATGAACTATGCGCTCGAACCGATCCTGAAGCATTTGAACCGGTACTTGATGCACTACCAATCGACGCGAGAGATGGCGGGACCGAACCGCCTGAGCCGGGCTTGGGAAGGGATCGCGCCGATCGTCTTGCACTTCTGGTCGGAGATATCCGCTACGAAGCTCTTGCAGTCCTCTTTGATTCTTTTTGAGGACAAGGTCGGCACGATGGTTCATTGGTTCACCAACGATCAAGTGGATTTCGTCCTGATGCACGAGCTTGGTCACGTCGCTCTCGCTCACCCTCAAAGACTCCAAGCGGAACGGAAAGCTGGACGGGACGTGTCAGTGCTTCGGCACGAGTTTGAATTCGCGGCGGATTCCTTTGCCCTCGGATTGATGCGCTCGAAGTTGGTCAAGCGGGTTCGTAGCGTTACCGACAGCTCTCGAACCGATCCAGCAGAAAGTCAGGTCGAGCACGTTGTAGAGTCCCTTCACGACTACCAGCGGGCGCTCGGCTCCGTGTACCTGCTGTTCCTCTACATGGATTTCATTCAACGCGCCGGGGAGCTGCTGCGGGATCGGCTCGGCACGCAGCTCAACATTCGCTCGCAGATGGACACACATCCGAGAGCTCAGGCCCGGCTTGAGCGCTTGGAACTGATGAATCTTGGCGAGTATCTCTACACCAGTCCGATCGAACGGTATGCACGGGAGTTCCTTGATGCCGTCCTGGAGTACGCAACCACGCTAAGCGATGAGGAGCTTCTCGCCAGCGTGACGCGCAATAGCGGCTAA
- a CDS encoding FRG domain-containing protein: MVDITSSLWTDFLGQIREAKNQLGAPETLWYRGHPNSKFYLLASLLRYKNGLDKEQQLFGDFKRFSDRILRRKESDWETLFDMQHYGVPTRLLDWSETFGVALFFAATYNQSHHPSADAAIYLLDPIALNRLSGISSIYHVPRDEAKFDYRKIYWDHNPFAPIAPIAIEPLFSNDRMLAQRGMFTVHHDKIDPLEDAFPTAIKKVVIPNALIPACLEFLELSNLNMFSVFPDLAGLADYLANTSGLER; encoded by the coding sequence TTGGTCGATATCACCTCTTCACTCTGGACCGATTTCCTCGGACAAATTCGAGAAGCAAAGAACCAACTGGGAGCTCCCGAGACGCTCTGGTATCGCGGTCACCCCAACTCGAAGTTCTATTTGCTTGCAAGCCTTCTGAGATACAAGAACGGCCTGGATAAAGAGCAACAGCTCTTCGGCGATTTCAAACGATTTTCAGATCGCATCCTTCGACGGAAAGAAAGTGACTGGGAGACGCTCTTCGACATGCAGCACTATGGCGTGCCTACCAGGCTGCTCGATTGGTCGGAAACGTTCGGCGTCGCGCTCTTCTTTGCGGCTACCTACAATCAGAGCCACCATCCGTCGGCTGACGCTGCGATCTATCTGCTTGATCCCATTGCGCTCAACCGCTTGAGCGGTATATCGAGCATTTACCACGTGCCGCGAGATGAGGCCAAGTTCGATTACCGTAAGATCTATTGGGACCACAACCCGTTTGCGCCGATTGCGCCCATTGCAATCGAGCCACTCTTCAGTAACGACCGGATGCTTGCGCAACGAGGGATGTTCACGGTACATCACGACAAGATCGACCCCCTTGAAGATGCCTTCCCCACCGCTATCAAGAAGGTAGTGATTCCGAATGCACTCATTCCTGCTTGTCTTGAGTTTTTAGAACTCTCCAATCTCAACATGTTCTCTGTATTTCCCGACTTAGCAGGGCTTGCAGACTATCTCGCAAACACGTCTGGACTCGAACGCTGA